Part of the Cinclus cinclus chromosome 10, bCinCin1.1, whole genome shotgun sequence genome is shown below.
CATTCTCCTGCTCCATTTTCTGATATGTAAAATAGGAGGTAAACACTGGTTTGCTGGACAAGGTGCTTTGATCTCCCAGAACCTGTAGCAGGGAGCACAAAAATGTGTTAAATCCATGTACCTGCCAAGGAGATGGACGTGTTTAGTCTCGAGCCTGAGATCAGCCTCCAAGGTGCTGTTGCAGCAGAGGATGCATCTTCAGAATAACTAGGTTCTgaagttttatatatatatatattatatatatacatatatatatgtgtgttcTGAAGTTATATACTCCCAGGTGGGAGTGTTGCAGGGAATGGAACAGTCCCAGGCAGACTCCTGGTATGTAGTGCAGTCAGTGCTCTTAGGGCCTGCATTCCTATGGTGTCTCTCATTCCTTTCTGGAGATGGTGTTTGGAGGCTTTTTCTTTGGTGTTGCTCCTATGGACAGGCAGGGTTTGCCATGGTGGTGTTTTGGGGCTGTGGTACAGAGGTGTCTGCATGAATAAAGTAGCAGCTGAGGTTTTTACCAGCCTGTCCTCCTGCAAAGGGAAGATCCAGCAGATCACCTCAGTGGGTCAGTGGTCACTTGGCTGGATGTGTGGTTGTCCCAGCTGTGGTCCttgggacacagagctgcttGCCCAGTGAGTACCTGCATGGAGCTCAGGTGAATGTGTCACTGCTTCTCTGTCTGTAGGAGCTCTAgccctccagcccctgccacctTGCCTGGGCTTTGTATAGTGTGTGTCATCAGACTGGTCTTAACCATcaacaatattttttcccctttaagcaTGCTTCACTACCACACCACAAATCTCGAGAACCTTAGTGGTGCAGATTTCCATCACTTTTCCACACAGAGGGTGTGCTCTCCACTTCTAAATTGGTCCTCCGTAACTCACTGCATTTCATTGGTGTCTTTTCACAccattctcttttccctcttctctgaCTGCATTTCCTAGAGTATTAAACAGACCAAGCAAAAGGCGACCCTGAGATTACTCCAGAGAACCCAATGAAACACAAGTTAGTATTTATAagaacactgtttttttttttaaccctgtTTGTTTTCCCTACAAAGCAGAGAGCTGTAACTTGCCTTGCTCCCATGTGTATGCTAACACAAGGCAGtacatttgttttttgttatgCAGGTTTGTTCTTGTAGGGCTGTGAGGCTATCAAATGGAGCTTATTGTTCATAAATGGTAATTCATCCTTTGCCTCTGTCATACATGACACCCCTGAGAAGAAATCATTATTCTCTGAAGATTTTGAATGACATTTTCAGCATCAATGGATAGTACTTATATAAGAGAAATGTTtgcaaagggaggaaaaggtAATAAAAAATAGTTCTGGTTTTCCATTTGGAACCCTTAGAACTGACTACATTCATGTAACCAGTATAATTTGCTTTgccaaaataaataatgctaGTGAGAAACCCTATGCAGGAACTGTAAATGCAGAGGGCAGGTACATTCATGTTGCtgtaaagcacagaaaatatgttatatttgaaaaaaacattcaaaacaaaTGGTTGAGTTCTTACCTGTTTTCACCCCATACAAAAGGTAGATGAACACAACACACAGCCTCAGCATATGGACTTCCACATGGAACTTCTATGGGTAAGAGATTTGAAGGATCCCACAATTTCTCTGGCATGTGTCTGCTGGCTCTGACAGcagtttgcttgcttttttttctgccagtaaCAGTAGGTGTGGTAAAAGGAGGAAGTTACCAGCCAAGAAAGGAAGATCAGTCAAATGAAACTTCTTCTTAAGAAGGTGGGGCACCTTCTATTCTAGCAGGTTTCCttactttaaatatattttgcctTGCGGGATGACTAATCAAAGACACAAGTGGGTTGGTATAACCCTGTGAGCAGCAATTTGACTACAGTGTTGAAACTAAGGAAATTATTGCTTATTTGTCTTTTGCAAAGAATGTCAGGAAGATTGTAGGTGTCACTGCAAGCCTGATAAGCATCTGGGTGGGGCCGGCACTTGGTTTCACCGGGCCTTGCTTTTGGAGAGTTCATGATGATCCCTAATATCTCCCATGTCCTTCCATCTCTCCTGAGTGCTAAGGCCCAAATCCTGTAACCACCTCGGGCAGGAGACAGGTGCACAGCACTGTGTTGTGATAAAGGGCAAGTACCACTTCAAGGTGTCTGGCTCTCCACTGGGCTCCCAAGCAACTGCTGTCTTGGATAAAACTCATTCAACTGGCTTTCCCACATTTTCTCACAGGCCTGCTGGAACCTCACAAATTCAGCTCTGATTCAACTAAGGaagacttttctttccttgctagATGGGAGGAAGGAGATCGCCGAGGAAAGACAACTGTCAGGGGCAGGAAGGGAAGTCTGAAATTGGAGCTGGAAGGTATAGTGGCAAAATTGGGAAAACGAGGGTGGTGGGGAGTTTGTAAAAGGatgagaaggggagggagcagggatggctgCTGGACAGAAGTTGGGTGGTAGTTTTGCCTGGTGCATTCTTAGCAAATTCTTCTAACATAGGCCAGGGAAAGGGAATGTGGGGTGGATTAGAAATACCTCATTAAGCTCAGGCTCTGCTTTCTTTCCCCTGGTGATGATGCAATGAGGAGCTGAACTATTACAACTCCCAGTGGCATAGCTGGTTCTTTGGTCCATGCTGTACTTACTAAGCTTTTTGACTTTGCTAATTCTCAGGTTAATCCTTAATTCTTCCTGGTGTCTGCAGCTCCTTTTCGTTCAGACAAGtgtgtgctgctcctctgaTGCAGGCATGGATCACACTTGAGGCACAACATGTGCCTAGCATGATTCTTTCACAAGCACCTTGAGCTCTTCAGCATCAAGCAGTTCAGCAATCTGAGTCTTAGTGAACACGTGCCATGCTGTGATCCCATTTGATAATCACACAGGCAAAAGTTGGGACTTGTAATTTTGAAGACTATAAACACTGAGAAAAGACACCAAATAGCATCTGTGGATCTGGAAGCTCCAGGACAGTGCTTTTTCTGCTGCACTggtaaaataatatatttaaacattgttttccttccagcttCTTTCTCACCTCTACCAGTAATCCTAAATtctgtcaaaatattttctcttagcAAGAAGTTCTGCCAATGGGGAGACAGAATTGATCCAACAGTGAAACATGAAGAACAGAAGGCTTTTACCTGTTGCAAAAGACATCTGAGAATCAGAGATAAAATAAGGTAAATCAAGAGGGCCTTGCCTTTCATCTCAATACAAAAAGAGGCAACAGTTTGTTGCCTGAAGCTAAGCCctactcttttctttttcccatcactttttttgggttttcattTCCCATCTGAGGCTGCTCATCTGAGTAGCTCTCACTTCGAGGCCCTACATTGGGACTGGCAGGTTTTTTCTTGGAACTCTCAACCATCCCTTGGAAGACCATGATTTTGAGTAACCACCATTTCAGCATAAATTAGACTGTCTGTTCACTGTACACATTGACAAACATTCCCAGGATATCAGCACTGGAAATGCTGTCCAGCACCACCGTAAGATCCTGAGAGGAGGAATCCAAGTGCTTACAGGTTACTCCGTGCTCTGGATTCTGCTGACCAACCTTTCACATCCTGCTTCAGCCACACACTTGTCAAGGATGGCAACAACTCACAGCTATTTGGGTTTTGTACACTGAACTCTAGACAGTAATCCCACTGTGAGCTTTGAAATCAGTTGCAATTTGAGACAGTAAAAACTTTTTAATCACATGTAGAAAACATTTAAGATCAGAATTGGCATCAACTTAAGAATAGTTtaacagaaaacatgaaataatcTTATAAGCATGAAACATTTTGCATGAAACAACTTGGCTCTGAGATGTCAGAGCCTCTGCTATTTCACATTCAAGAAGGAAGCATTTTAAACTCTTCATTGTGAGCAAAACCACTGTTGGAATCTGAAAGTTTCCAAAATGTTGTTTCCTCCTTAGGGCAGCTGATGACAGCAATGGTCAGCcgaaaaatatttttatgttgcaTTCATGGATCCACTGTAGGAAGCCCCACTGATTCACTAATTTCCCGTGGGTGGAACATTTTCATGGAGGTACTGGAGAGCCAAATCTGTCCACTTCATTTCTTGCTCTTTCACAGACTCAGTGGTGCCACCGTTGTCTTGCTCTGGTTCAGGGAGCTCATTCTGAGAACAAAACACAGGTACAATGCATTCCACATGTAATACACTTACTTCAAGCAGCAGGTTGTTATAATTTGTATGCACAGATACAAAAATCCACAAATGAGACCAGAGGGTGCATCTGAACAATAAATATCATACATACTGATCcacttaaaaatattgctgAGCCCCATCATGAACAGTATTATTTTCATTCGAATATGGTGCTTAATCTGAAAGGTAAATTGTTTTCCAGGACCCTGGGGCCTTGCTATACACTCAGACTGCACACGCAGTGAGGGAGAATATACAGCAAATGCAAAGTAAGTAAATAACAGTACAATGCATTTATTCCACTGTTTGTTTGCAATGTGCCGCTTCTGCTGTTGCCAAGAATACAAATACTGCAGACATCTGGTTCTGTAAAATGTTACTTTCCTGTGGCAGGTGAGAAGTCCTTCCTGTCTGTGTCCTGAACTCAGGTGTAGCTGTGCTGGATCAACAGCAGAAGCCAGAACCCCCTGCCAGGtgtgccacagagctgctcacagCACAGTAAGGGGAAGGAAAGTTTAACTgagatttcattttccttccttctgttaTTTATTCTCTGTCTTGCTGTATTGTTGTAATCACACCGAGTGTGTGCTATTCTGCCAGATACCATTTGGGCAGGAATTCTGACTTCTAGACCTCTAGAAATCCCAGCATGagctaaataaaatattcctgttttgAAAACAGTGAATTATTTGAACCCATTTGAGTTCCCAGAAATGTCTCGAGTGAGCACAGGAGCAGATTCTCAGGACAGGCTCAAATACCACTTTCACAGCTGTTCTGGTTGCTCCTCTGCAATGTCCCTGAGTAAGTCCCCTGTGAATTGATGCTGGTTTTTCTATGTGATCAGAGTCAATCCCATCTCTAGGGATCTTTATATCCAGgcctttctttctgttgttaATTGGTGAGGCTTCCTTCTTTGAGGCTGTCATCTGTATGTGACTGTAAGCCATCACAAGATGGCTCCAAGGGAAGAAACAGTAGTGTTTGGACACAGGGTGAAGGCAACTGTCAATAAAGAGCCTGTTTATGATACTCATCTTGCCTAATAGAGGTTATCCCAAGCAAAGGAGGGTTTGGGCTCTTTAGCTGAGAATCACATTTCTGCAAGATGCTTCCCTCAAGCCCAGTTCTTGGCAGGAAAATGTGTGCTGTACATATGAATTTTGAGTtgtgcagctgctcctcaccctcTCTGAAAAGCCAGTGGTGGCAGGACTAAAGCTTGAGCCATGTCACACATTTGGAAGTATCTTTGTCTTGGAAGAAACCAGCACCCCACAATCCCTGTGGCTGCTTTATCTGTGGTAGCAGGGGTAAAGCTCATGTAccagagagaaaaagggaagggaaaatccTCAGCTACTTCTAACTTCCCTGGAAGTTTCAAAATAGCTAAGGAAAGGTGTCAGTGTGGGACATCTGAAGCTTCAGCTGTGGgatcagcagcagcttttccctgctGCCCCTCTCTGGCCTTGCAGCTGTACCCTACATGAAAGGAGAGGTGTCATGCCTTGGACACAGCACCACAGCAAGAGTTCTGCTGCACCTGCCAGTCCTTCACTGCCATCCTGGAACTGTCAAAAGCAACACTGTATCTGGAAAAGACTGCTTTGAAAACATATGAAAACTTCTCAGCTTTTTTAATGGGATTGTAGAAGTGGAAATAAAGTGTAACCAAGATTGGAACTGTCAATGTGAGACTGATCCTCTGCTCTCCAAACCGACTGGGAAAGTACCTCAAACACCAGTAACAagaaagggaagcagagaaaaaggaTGATGATTCTACTTCTCCCTGATGCCAAACCCAGGACAGTGCAATGGAAAGGGCACTTTGGTTCTGAGAAGATTCAACACCTGGtcaggggacaagggacagaaACACCCATGTCCTCATGCACACAGGAATGACTGGCACACAGGGCAAGGAAGGAGTGAGATCCAGGAGCCGTTTGTACAAATTAGCCGCACCATGAGCAACACTCTGTGCCTGTTCTCGGAAGGGGCTGTGCTGAACACAGCAGCCTTAACTCAGATTGATAAGTAGCAATTCACCTACCAGAGGGATGGCCACGTCCTCGTAGGGCAATTTATCTTCCCTCCATGCATCATCGATCAGATCCAGGATCCTGCCATCCCTCTGCACCTCGCTGTCCATCGTCACAGTGGGTGAGAGCAGCTAAATCTGTGACACAAAGCAGATGCTGTTTTAACAACATCCCCAGCCAAGGGAGTCTGAGCTACAGGCTTACTCCAGTTTTGATGCAATCCGTATGAAGTTTAAACTTACAAGGAAAACCTTGATTTCCCTAATCCACTCAAAATGGGGTTATAACCACAAGAGAGCAACTTCATCTGGAAAGAACTTTATCAAACTGAATTGCAGACTGATATGCATCAAAGATGAATATATAAAATCAGTGGGTTATTATTAACGATATTTACATGTGTTTATATCCATCGACTGACTTTTAGAAGTCTAATTTGAGTGAGTTTGAGCACCTAGAGCTGCCCAGAACTCTTTGCTGCCTGCTGGCTTACAGTGCCTCACCCACTCCTTCACATGTCTGTCAGAGTCACAGTGACTTCAAGGTACCCAGAATTCTGCCCGAACCTGAATTCCAGGAAACTGGTGTAACAGAAGCAAAAGGAGACCTATCTTTCAGCCCCAGCTACTATAATTACTCCGGGGTGTTTCACTGTACTCTGCACTCCAGTGGTCACCTCAGGCCCTCGGCCCGGTGTGACCGTGCGGGGCAGCAGGCAGCGCGATCCTGGGGGGATGACAGAACTGACACTCATTCAAAACCAAGTCAAGCCTGGCACTCGCCTGGCACTGCCGAGCCGCGATGCGGGCAGCGACGGGCACGGGCCTGAGCGCACCCCAGCCCTGGCGCGATGCGGTCCCTGCCTGTGGCGGCCAACAGGGCTCCGTGACCGGCCCCTGTCCCCGCagtgtcccccgtgtccctccgtgtccctccgtgtccccccgtgtccccctgtccgCCCTACCCTGCCCATCTCCGGGGTCGGCGTTGCGCAGGCGCTGTCCCAGCGCATGCGCAGTGCTGCCGCCGCGGGGCCGCGCCGTACCCGCCGCCAGGCTGGGGAAGGCggaaaggaggagagaaaggaaggaaggaaacaaggaaacaagGGAGCAGGGCGGGTCGGACGGCCAGCCTGAGCCGGAGTGTCGGGCAGCCCGGAGCGGAGCTCGGCCCCAGGCTCAGGGCTGCTCCCCGGGGCGCGGTGCTGGGTAAATAAACACTGTGAGGGCTCGGCCTTAGAGCGGGGAGATCCGGCTGGGACGAGCTACAGCACGGCGGGAGCGTAGGGAGGGAGTGCCTGCCGAGGGCAGCTCCGGTGGCCGGAGCGGGGAACGCTGCCCCGGAACTCTGGCCCCGGCCACCTCATAGACTTGAGGGCAGGTTgattggacatcaggaggaattcctTCACAGAAGGGATGATCAGATATTGGAAGGGGCGGCGGTGCTGaggtccccatccctgcatgTGTTCAAGGAGAGACGACGCGGCGCTCAGCGCTCTGGGCTGGGTGGCAAAGTGACGATCAttcacaggttggacttgatggtctcaGAGGACTTTTTCAACCCcagtgattctgggattcttgCCCTGGCAAAGGCTGGTTCGCTCCGGGCTCCTGTCGCAGGTGTCATTCCTGCCGCTGGCAAGGAGCGCACCTGTGGTATTGCTTTTTGGGAGGTTATTGCTGCTTTTGGCTTCATTGTAAGCATGTTTCCAGCAATTCTCTAAGATTGTATCTTTCCGTGTTCTTTAATACAAAGTAATCCCAGGCCTTTCTCATGGGCACTATTCTTAAATCCTTCTGTGTATTGTAAAGTTC
Proteins encoded:
- the ANAPC13 gene encoding anaphase-promoting complex subunit 13, with the protein product MDSEVQRDGRILDLIDDAWREDKLPYEDVAIPLNELPEPEQDNGGTTESVKEQEMKWTDLALQYLHENVPPTGN